CCCGAGCAGCTCGCGCCGCTCTTCCGCCACCCGGGGCACACGGCCGGGTCGGACGGCATCCACGTCGGCACCCACCCGCACCCCCGCGCGGCCGGCACGTTCGCGCGGTACCTCGGCGACTTCGCCCGACCCGGGCTGCTCACCTGGGACGAGGCGCAGCGGCACCTCGCGACGACGGCGGTCGGGCTGCACGGGCTCGGCGACCGCGGCGTGGTCCGGACCGGCGCGGTCGCGGACCTCGTCGTGGCCGACCCCGAGCGGGTCACGTCCAGGGCGACCTACGCGGCGCCGACGCTGCGGGCCGAGGGCATCGACGACGTCCTCGTCGCCGGGGTCCCGGTGCTCGCCGCCGGTCGCACGACGCACGCGACCCCCGGCGTCGGGCTACGTCGCGCGCGCTGAGCGCGGGGAACGGACCGTCGCCGGGGGTCGGGCGTGAGGACCTGCTCAGTCCTGGCGGTCGGACAGCACGGCGACGACGTCGATCTCGACGAGGATCCCGGCGAGGTGCGACTGCACGGTGGTCCGGACCGGGTACGGCTCGGAGAAGTGCTTCGCGTACTCCTCGTTGAACGCCGGGAAGTCCCGGTCCGAGTGCTCGAGGTGCACGGTGGACTTCACGACGTCGTCCAGGGTCGCGCCGTGCTCGGCGAGGACCGCGGCCACGTTCGCCAGCACCTGCGCGGTCTGCCCGGCGACGTCGTCGGCCATCGCCCCGGTGGCGGGGTCCTGCGGGCCGAAGCCCGCGGTGTACAGGAAGCCGTTCGCGACGATGCCCTGGCTGTACGGGCCGGCGGGCTTCGGGGCGTTGTCGGTCACGATGGCGGTCTTCGGCACGGGGCCTCCTCGGTTCGGTCCAGCGGGTCGCCACCAGGGTAGGGGTGCCGACGTCGCCGGGACCGGCCACGGGGCGGAGCCGTTCCGGTGCGCACAACGCGGGGCGTGCCTCCCGGCCGTGCCCGGCGACCGATCACCCGCGTGACGTGCGCGTGGCACGCAGGGGTCCAGGAACGGACGGCTACCCTCGGGACGTGCCCACCCTGATGCCCGGACATCGCGGAGCGGGCCGGTGAGCCGGTACGACGGCGTCGTCGCCGGCACCCTCGCGAACGGTCGACGTCGTCTCGTCGACCTCGCCACCGCGATGCCCGCCTGGGCCGCGGTCCTGCTCGTGTGGACCGGTGGCCGGGTCGTCTCCACGTTCTGGCTCGCGCTCGCCTACCCGTTGATGGGGCGGGCGATGCCGGACAACGCGGTGTGGGGCAACGGGCACGGGTTCCTGGCGTTCCTGACCGCGTGGGACGGGCAGTACTACGAGCAGATCTCGGTGCACGGGTACCCGACGACGCTGCCGCTCGACGCCGGTGGGCACGTGGCGCAGAACTCGTGGGCGTTCCTGCCCGCGTTCCCGTTCGCGATCCGGGCGCTGACCGCCTCGACGGGGCTGCCGTTCGAGGTCGGGGCGCCGCTCGTCGCCCTGCTCGCCGGGCTCGTCGCCGCGTTCCTGCTGCACCGGCTCGTCGCCGACCACGCCGGGCACGCCGCCGGGATGTGGGCCGTCTTCTTCTTCACGTGCGGGCCGCTGTCGTTCCTGCTGCAGGTCGGCTACGCCGAGAGCACGTTCCTCGCACTGACCTTCGGGGCGCTGCTCGCGCTCGAGCGTCGGCGGTACGGGCTGCTCGCGCTGCTCGGCGTCGTCGCGGCGTTCACCCGGCCGGGGGCGTTGGCGATCCCGCTCGTGCTCGGGGTCGTCGCCCTGGTCCGGTGGATCCGCGCACGTCGGGCCGCAGCCGGCACCGGGTTGCGGTCGCTCGACGCGTTCCCCGTCGCGGAGCGGGTCCGGGTCGTCGCTGCAGGGGCCGTGATGGCCGCAGCCGGGGTCGCGTGGCCCGTGATCGCGTCGCACGTGACCGGTCGGCCGGACGCGTACCTCGAGACCGAGATGTCCTGGTGGGTGAACTTCATCGGTCGGGTCGACTTCGTGCCGATGACGCCGTGGTTCCTCATCGCCCTGCGCTGGATCGGCGTCGGCGGGGTGTTCATCGTCGTGTTCCTGCTCGTGGCGTACCCCGTGTGGCTCCTGCGTCGCTCGACCCGGAAGCTCGGGCAGACGACGGTGCTGTACTCGGCGGCGTACGCGCTGTACATCTTCGCGGTGTCGTTGCCGATGGCCTCGACGCCCCGGTTGCTCATGCCGCTCGCGCCGTTGTTCGGCTCGCCGGAGCTCGTCGCGCGGCCCTGGATGCGGTGGACGTTCGTGAGCTGCGCGCTCCTCGGGCAGCCGGTGCTCGTCGCCGTGCTGTGGCTGCTCGGCCCGCCCTGACCCGGGCCGGGTCGGGCGGGGCCGGGCCGGCCCACCCCGACCGCGAAACGCAACGTGGGCGGTTCCTCGCAGCGACATACCGCTGCGAGGAACCGCCCAGTTTGCGTTCCGCGAGCCCGCCAGCCCGCGAGCCCGCCCGCCTAGAGTTCGACCGTCCCGTGGTCGCCCGTGTCCGGCTGGCTCTGCTTGCCGAGCGCGGCCTTCAGCGTCTGCACGAGGCTCCCCACGGGTCCGGTGTCCTGCGTCCAGTACTCGACCGAGTCCCCCTCGACCGTGAGCAGCCGGATCGTGGGGTCCTGCCGTCCCTCCGGGAACCAGGCCTCGGCGAAGGGCGACCACAGCTCGTCGATGACGCTCTCGTCGCGGGTCACCGTGGCGCGTCCGGCGATCGAGAGGTACCCGCCCTGCGACTCGATCGCCACGTTCACGTGCGGGTTGCGGGCGATGTCGGTCACCTTCTCGCTGCCGTCCTGCACGAGGAACCGCAGCGTCCCGTTGAACGCCTTGTCCTGCACGGCGAGGGGCCGTGCGTGCAGCTGACCGTCGTCGCTGACGGTCGTGAGCAGGGCGGTGCGTGCTCCGTGGACGATGTCCGAGATGGCGGCGCGCTGGTCTGCCTGCGTGTCGGTCATGATGCTCCTGTTCGTCGTGCGCCCCGTTGTGCTCGACGTCCGGCCGGGCAGTCCCGGGCGCGTTCCGTTCGGACCAGTCTGCCCCTCGACGCTGGACGCGTCCGACCCGGCCTGGAGGCACGTGGCAGCACCCGCCGCACGGTCGCGTCCCCGGGCGCGCACCACCGCGGCCGGCGGCAGCGCCGACGCTCAGACGGCGGGTTCGCGGATCGTGGTCTCGACGTCGACGACCTGCGGCACGCGCGGCATCGACGCGAAGCCGAACGCCACGGGCGGGTCGAGCGGGGCGAGCGTCCCGAGCGGCTCCCCTGCCCAGGTCCCCGACACCGCGGTGACGTCGTGGGCCCCGGTCACGCCGTAGTACTCGCGGCGGCCGTTGCCCGCCGAGCCGGCCGTGCCGGACCCCGGCGAGACGAGCCGTGCGACGGGGTCGATCAGGGCGAGCCACCGGGGGTCGCGGGCGATCGGCTTCGGCACGATGCGCAGGACCCGGCCGAGCGGTGAGATCCCGCCGACGTCGATGGTCGCCTGCAGCGGTCCGGCGTCGAGCTCGAGGCCGCGCGCCGTCCGCCGGGCACGGACGTCGACGACCGAGACGGTGTCGAACCGGTAGGTGCCGGACACGTACGCGGCGACGATCTCGTCCGGCGCGAGCAGCACGCTCGACCCGTCGGCGAGCTCGAGGAACACGTCCGTGAACGACCCGAACGGCGAGCGGTCCCACATGCCGACCACGATCCGCACGCCGGAGGTCGTCCCGGCGCCGAGGATCCGGCCGCGGAAGCGTCGTTCGGTGGCCCCGTTCGGTCGCAGCATGGCGCCGACCGTACCCGCGCCGACCGTGAGCCGACGTGACGGACGTGCCCCGTGCCTCCAGGCCGGCGCAGCCGGGGTCCGCGGTCCGCAGCCGGCGACCGCGTGCCTACGGGACCGGGACGGGCTCCGCCAGGAGCTCGCGCACCCGCGGGGCGACCCGCGTGCCGTAGAGCTCGATGGACCGCATCATGTCCTCGTGCGGCAGGCGACCCGTCGCGTACCGCATGTCGAAACGCGAGACGCCGAGGATCCGCATGTTCCGCGCGATCTTGCGCGCGACCGTCTCGGGCGACCCGACGTACAGCGACCCGCCGGCGGACAGCCCTGCCTGGTACTGCGCGAGGTCGAGGGGCGGCCAGCCGCGCTCCCGACCGAGGCGGTCGGTGACGGCCTTGTGGTACGGCCAGTAGCGCTCGGCGGCCTCCTCGTCGGTCGCGGCGACGAACCCGGGCGAGTGCATCGCGATCGGCTGCTGCGGGAGCTCGAGCTGCGTGAGCGCCTGGCGGTACAGGCGGGAGAACGGTGCGAACTGCGCGGGCTGCCCGCCGATGATCGCGAGGAACAGCGGCAGCCCGTACGAGGCCGCACGGATGACGGACTGCGGGGAGCCACCGACGCCGATCCACGTCGGGATCGGACCGTGCTCGAGCTTCGGGAAGACGTCCTGGTCGGTCAGGGGCGCACGCTTCGTGCCGCTCCAGGTGACCTTGTCGCCGCCGCGCAGGGCGTTCCAGAGCTGGAGCTTCTCCTCGAAGAGGACCTCGTAGTCGCTCAGCTCGTAGCCGAACAGCGGGAACGACTCGGTGAACGAGCCGCGGCCCAGGATGACCTCGGCGCGACCGTCCGAGATCGCGTCGACGGTGGCGAAGCGCTCGTAGACGCGCACCGGGTCGTCGCTCGACAGCACGGTCACGGCGCTGCCCATGCGGATGCGCTCGGTGCGCGCGGCGATCGCGGCGAGGACGACCTCGGGGGCGCTGACCGCGTAGTCCTCGCGGTGGTGCTCCCCGACGCCGATGAAGTCGATGCCGACCTGGTCGGCGAGGACGGCCTCGTCCACGACCTCGCGGAGGCTCTGCGCCTGGCTCCGGACGGTCCCGTCGAGCCGCTCGGTGACGTCGCCGAACGTGTCGAGGCCGAGCTGCACCGGGCCGATGCGCTCGGGTGCGGGCGGCGGGACGTCCGAGGGACGGTCGGTTCCGAATGCGTTGCTCATGGCGCGCCTCCTGATCGATGCGTTTGCATGAATATAGCACAGCGCTCGGTCGTCGGCCAGACCCCACGGGTACCGTCCCGCGCATGCCGAACATCCCCGACCAGACCGGCCGCCGCATCGTCGTGACCGGTGCGAACAGCGGCACCGGCAAGGAGACCGCGAAGCGCCTGGCCGCCGCCGGCGCCAGTGTCGTCCTGGCGGTGCGGACCCCCGCGAAGGGCGAGGACGCAGCAGCCGACATCCGCCGCGAGCACCCCGCGGCCGACCTCGAGGTGCGTGAGCTCGACCTGGCGGACCTGTCCAGCGTCCGCCGTTTCGCGGACGGGATCGCCGCGGACGAGCGGCCCCTCGACGTGCTCGTCAACAACGCCGGGGTGATGGCGCCGCCCGAGCGCTTCGAGACGGCGGACGGGTTCGAGCTGCAGTTCGGCACGAACTTCCTCGGCCCGTTCGCGCTCACGAACCTGCTCCTGCCGACCTTGCTGCGCGCGGGCGGCGGCGCAGGTGCAGGCGCAGGCGCAGGCGCAGGCGGTGCGGGCGACGCCGGTGGCGGTGTCCCCCGTGTCGCGACGATGTCGAGCCTCGCCGCGATCCCCGGACGCATCCGCTTCGACGACCTGCAGTGGCACCGCGGCTACAACCCGTGGCGCGCCTACGCCCAGTCGAAGCTCGCCGACCTGCTCCTCGCGCTGCACCTGCACCGCCTGACGGTCGAGCGCGACTGGTCACTCGTGAGCACCGCCGCCCACCCGGGCTACACGCGCACGAACCTGCAGTCCGCGGGACGGTCGCTCGGGCGCTCCCGGCCGGTTCGGTCGAGCGACCGTGCGCTGCCGTTCACGCAGGCCGTCGAGCAGGGCGCGGAGCCGCTGCTGTACGCCGCGGTCGGACCGGCAGCGGTGGGCGGGGCCTACTACGGGCCGAACGGACCGGCGGGCCTGACCGGTCCGACCACGACGGTCACCGTGCCCCGGAGCGCGCGGAGCGCGGACCTGGCGCGGTCCCTGTGGGCGGTCGCCGAGGACCTCACCGGGACGCAGGCGCCCGCCTGACCCCGGGCCGCCGGTCCGGCGGCTGGTCGAGCGGCCGGTCGTCGGTCCGGCGGGTGGTCGGGTCGCCGGCCTGGAGGCGCGGTGCCGCTTGCGTCCCGCCGGCGTCAGAACCGCAGGCGGTCGCGGGCGAACGACTCGATGACCGAGGCCTCGATCGCCCGCTGCCCGCGCACCGTCGGGTGCACGTCGTCGGACTGCATCCAGTCGGCGTGCCCGCGGAGGGGATCGCCGATGTCGACGTAGGTCCCGCCGTCCTTCCGGGCGGCCCGGTGCATCGCGTGCGAGATCTTGGCGAGCTGCGCCGGCGGGGCCTGCTCGTTCCAGATCGCGCTGAGCCCGACGACCCGGGCCTCGGGCAGCAGCCGGTGCACCTCGGCCACGAGCTGGTCGGTCTGGCTCTTCACGACGGCGTCGTCCTCGCCGAGGTCGTTCGAGCTCGCCTGGATGAACACGACCTGCGGCCGCTCGTCCACGGCACGTCGGACGAGGGTCGGGTAGGCACTCGCGCACTCATCGGCGTCGCCCTCGGCCACGACCCCGGCGCCGTCGCACGAGAAGTTCGTCAGCTGCCACCGCTCGGTCCGGGCGAGGAGCGAGGGCCACGCCTGCTCCGGCGTCAGGCCGTGCCCGGCGGTGATCGAGTCGCCGATCACGACGATGCGCTCCCCCGGCGCGTGGTCCCACGCCCGGGTGGTCGCACTCGGGTGCGGGGTGGCCGGGGCTGCCGCCGAGGTGCTCTCCGTGCACCCGGCGAGGAGGCCCGCGGCGACCACCGCGGTCAGCGCGACGAGCACCGTGCGGCGTCGTGCGGGAGCGGGGCGTACGGATCGGGTCACGAGCCGTGACCGTACGCCGTCCCCGGACAGTGGGACCGCCCCGGTCGCTGCCGGTCCCCACAGGGTTCGCGCCCCCGCCGGGTGACCGATCTGCGTGTGGGATGCCGTTCCGCGCGTCGAAGGCCGTTCCGCGCATGGGAAACCGCCCCTTCCGCCACCCCACGCGCGGATCGGCTTCCCATGGCACGCGCGATGGGCAGGAACGCGCGGGGCAGGCCGCCCCGGGTCAGGCGCGGTGGAGCTCCACCGAGCCGTCGAGCCGCCCCGGCCGTTCGAGCCGCGCGTGCTGCAGCACGGTCCGATCCCGCCCGACGGCAGCGGCCACGATGGACAGCGTCGCGACGTGCCCGTCCGGCTCGACGGCGTCGCGGAGGATCGCGTCCGGGTCGTCGGACGGCAGCGCGGCCGACTCGGCGAGGAGCCCGAACCACCCGCTCCACCCGTCGCCGGCGTCCGTCCCGGCGTCGGCGGTGCGGAGTTCGTCGAACGGGCCGAGCACCGGCGGCGCGGTGGGTGCGGGTGCGGCGCGGAAGGCGTCGAGCCACCGGCCGATCCGGGGCGCGGTGGGGTCGTCCGGTGCTCCGTGGGTGACCATGTGCACGCCGGGGCCGAGGTCGGTCGTCCGGACCGCCTCGCCGTCCCAGGTCGACACCGTCACCCCGTCGGCCGTGGCACGGACGAGGTTGAACGCCCGGGTGGTCGGCAGCTGCCCGTCGGCGCCGGGCAGCACCCCGTCGACGGCGTCGAGCGGGACGACGCCCCGGGTCGTCCACGTGCCGTCGGTGCTCGGCACGGGCTCCGCGCGGTTGAGCACGACCGCGAGCCCGGCGGTGTCGGACGCCGCGAGCCACGCGCCTCCGGCCGACCGGTCGCGCACGCCGCGCACCGATGGGTCGCGCTCCGGCCACCACGCGGCCGGCGGGTCCCACGGCCGGTCGGGGGACTCGTCCCGCAGGGCGAGCACGGTGACGGGCCACTCGCCCGCGGGGTCGACGCGGACGACGACGGTGCACATGGGGTCGATCCTCGCACGACCGTCCGGGTAGCGTGACCGGCGTGGATGCTGCAGCAGCTCGCCGTCTGACCGTCGTCGTCGGGATCACGGGCGGGATCGCCGCCTACAAGGCCGTTGGGGTCGTGCGGGACCTCGTCAAGCGCGGGCACGACGTGCACGTCGTCCCGACCGAGGGCGCGCTCCGCTTCGTCGGCCTGCCCACGCTCGAGGCCCTGAGCCGCAACCCCGTGACCACGAGCGTGTGGGACGACGTGTCCGAGGTGCGCCACGTGGCCCTCGGCCGGCGCGCGGACCTCGTCGTGGTCGCACCGGCCACGGCGGACTCGATCGCCCGGATGGCCGCCGGGCTCGCCGGGGACCTGCTCGGCACGACCTTGCTCGCGACCGAGGCCCCCGTGGTCCTCGCCCCCGCGATGCACCCGCAGATGTGGGAGCACCCGGCGACCGTGGCGAACGTCCGGACCCTCGAGGGTCGCGGCGTGCACCTGGTCGGACCGGTCGTCGGGGCCCTCACGGGCGACGACGCCGGCATCGGCCGGATGGCGGAGCCCGAGGAGATCGTCCGCGCGGCCCTCGCGGTCGTCACCGGAACCGGAACCGGGAGCGGAACCAGCACCGGAACCGGAACCGGCAACGGGACCGGGAGCAGGACCGGAACCAGCACCGAGCCCGGCCACACGACCGACGCGGGACGGCCCGCCGGGCGTGGGGCGAGCCTCCAGGCCGGTCCCGGTCCCGGTGCCCGCGGCGAGCAGGGCGACCTCGCCGGCGTCCGCGTGGTCGTGAGCGCCGGCGGCACGCGCGAGCCCTTCGACCCCGTCCGCTTCGTCGGGAACCGGTCCAGCGGCCGCCAGGGCGTCGCGATCGCGGCGGACGCGGCCCGCCGCGGCGCCGTCGTGACCCTCGTCGCCGCGAACGTGGACGGCGGACTCACCGCCGGACTGGACGCGACGGTGGTGCCGGTCGGCTCCGCGCAGGAGCTCGCCGACGCCGTGCACGCGGCGGCGGCCGAGGCGGACGTCGTCGTGATGACGGCCGCGGTGGCGGACTACCGGCCGGCCGAGGTCCGCGAGGCGAAGCTCAAGAAGGACGACCAGGGCGACCGGATGACGCTCGAGCTGGTGCGGAACCCGGACGTGTTGGCCGATCTGGTGGCCGCGCGGCGGACCGGCCAGATCATCGTCGGGTTCGCGGCCGAGACCGAGCCCGACCGCGAGGCCCGGCTCGCCCTGGGCCGCGCGAAGATCGCCAGGAAGCCCGCGGACCTGCTCGTCGTGAACCACGTCGGGTGGTCGTCGGGCTTCGAGCGCGAGGAGAACGCCATCGAGGTGCTCGTGCCGGGCGGCCACGTGGTGCGGGAGACCTCGGGGACGAAAGCCGAGGTGGCCGCGGCGGTGCTCGACCTCGTGGCGACCGCCCTCACCTGACCGACGCAGGCCCCACTCCCAAGCGACGCCGGCCGCACTCCGCAAGCGACGCCGGCCGCACTCCGCGGCCGACCGCACGTCCCGTGCACACGCAGGCCCGGGCGAGCACGATGGACTCATGCGACGACGTGAACGCACCCGGCGCGCCGACCGGACCGCCCGCGCCCTGGCCGTCCTGCTGGCCGGCGCCGGCGTGACCCACTTCCTCCGCCCGCGCACCTACGACCGGATCGTCCCGGACGGCCTGCCGCCCCGCCTGACGACCCTGGGCTCCGGCCTCGCCGAACTCGCCGTGGCCGTCGGACTCGCCGTCCCGGCCACCCGCCGCTCGGCCGGCTGGGCAGCAGCAGCCCTGTTCCTCGCGGTCTTCCCCGCGAACGTCACCATGGCACGCGACGTGCTCGACAGCCCGCGGGCGTCCCGCGCCGTGCGGCTCGTCTCGGTCCTGCGGCTCCCCCTGCAGGCACCCCTCGTCGCGTGGGCGGCCCGCGTCGGTCGGCACGCCACGCGCCGGTGACGGACACCCCGCGTGCTCGCGCGGCGGTGCCCCTGCTGCACCGGCCGGTGACGGTGCACGCCTGGGAGGACATCGTCTTCGCCCACTGGCGCCGCGACCCCGACCAGCTCGCCGGGCTCGTCCCGCGGGGCACCCGCCCGGACGTCGTCGACGGCAGCGCCTGGGTGGGGCTGACCGCGTACGTCTTCCGCGAGACGAGCGTGCCGCCGTTCCCGCCCTCCGGTCGGCTCGGCTCGATGACCGAGGTCACGATCGAGGTCCTGACCGTCGACGACCACGGCCGCCGCGGGGTCGCCTACCGCACGGTCGACACCGCGAACGTCCCGGCGATCGTCGCCGCCCACGCCCTGCTCGGCGTGCCGTACACGTTCGCGCACGCCAGGGCCCGACGGCGGGGCGACACGATCGCGCACCACTCGGTCCGGCACCCCTCGCGCGCCCGGCACCCGCTCCGGTGGGTGCGGCAGCTGCGGACCGCGGGTGGCGGACGGCCGGGAGGCACGCCCCGCCCCCGCCTCGACGCCACCGTCCGCGTCGTGGCCGGTGAGGCGGTGCAGGACCCGCTGGCCGCCGAGCTCACCACCCGCGCCGGCATCCACGCCCGGCACCTCGCGCAGACGCTCTTCTGGCAGCGGCAGCACCCGCCGTTGGCGATCCGGTCCGCCCGGCTCGAGCGGCTCGACGGGGACCTGCCGGCCGCGGTCGGCCTCCCCGGGCTGTTCGACCGTGCGCCGGACTCGCTCCTCGTCGTGGACGGCACGACGGTCCGCTACGCGTGGGGGGACGTGGTCCGGTGAGCGACGACCGGTTCGACCTCGACCGTTTCGTGCGGGCGCAGGAGGGGGTGCACGAGCAGGCGCTCGCCGAGCTCCGGGCCGGTGCGAAGCGCTCGCACTGGATGTGGTTCGTGTTCCCGCAGCTCGTCGGCCTCGGCCGGAGTACGACCGCGCAGCGGTACGGGATCGCGGGACTCGCCGAGGCCCGCGCGTACCTCGCGCACCCGGTGCTCGGCCCGCGGATCGTCGAGGCCGCCGCGGTGGCCGCAGCAGCACCCGCCCGGAGCGCCGACGCCCTGTTCGGCGGGATCGACGCGATGAAGGCCCGTTCGTCGGCGACCCTGTTCGCCCGCGCGGCCGACGACCCGACCCCCTTCCGTGCCGTCCTCGACCGCTGGTTCCACGGAATCGAGGACCCGCTCACGGTGCGGTTGCTCGAGGACGACTGACCGGAGCCGCCGCGTCCGGCCGTCGTCCGGTGGTACATCAGGTACCGTGGACGACGTGCCCGTGCGGCACGAGCCCGATCCGTCCTTCCCGAGAACCGAGGACACCGCATGCCGGTCCCCCGCACCGCCCCCACGGAGCACCAGCTCCTCCGCGACACCGTCCGCCTCAAGATCCACGCCGCGATCATGGACGGCACGCTCGAGCCCGGTGAGCGGCTCAACGACGACGAACTCATCGCGTGGCTCGGCGTCTCCCGCACCCCCATCCGCGAAGCCCTGAGCCAGCTCACCCGCGCCGGCCTGATCGAGATGGCCCCGAACCGGTACACCCGCGTCACGACCCCGAAGCCGGACGAGGTGGTCGAGGCGATGCAGACCCTCGGCGTGCTGTTCGGCGGTGTCGTCCGGCTCGCGGTCCCGCGGCTCACGGCGGCGGCCCGGCGCAGGATCGTCGCGCAGCTCGACCGCACGATCGCCGAACTCGAGTCCCATGACGTCGCGTCGGTCAACCGGGACGCCCTCGACGTGTTCGGCCTGTACGTCGACGCGTGCGGCAACCCCGACCTGCAGCGGGTCTGCCGCGACACGATGGACGGCCTGGCCTTCCGGCTCCGCCTGCCGAACCTCGACGAGCTGATCGACTGGGACCGGATGACCGAGGACTTCCGTCGCCTCCGGGCCGCCACCGAGTCCGGCGACAACATCGCCGCCGAGCTCGCGACCGAGGCCATCCACCTGCTGCCGGGCGAGAAGTCCTGAGTCCACCTGCACGTCCGCACAGGAAACGCCCGTCCCGCCGTCGCGGGGCGGGCGTCCTGCGTCCGGAGCGCCGCGACGGACGCGCACGGGTGGCTCGCGGTCACACGCCTGCGGACCCCGGTAGCATCGCTCCGACCGAGCAGCCCCGCCCGACCCGTCGACCGAGAGCGCAGCATGACCGACCGCACGCCGGACCGCACCGAGATCGCCGCGCGCCTGGCCGCCGCCGTCGGTCGGATCAACCGCCGAGCCCGCTCGGACGCCGCCTCGCTCGGCTACGGGATCGTCTCCGCCCTGGCCACCGTGCAACGCGAGGGACCCCTGCGTCCCGGCGACCTGTCGCGGATCGAGGTCGTCACGAA
The Curtobacterium citreum genome window above contains:
- a CDS encoding GntR family transcriptional regulator, whose amino-acid sequence is MPVPRTAPTEHQLLRDTVRLKIHAAIMDGTLEPGERLNDDELIAWLGVSRTPIREALSQLTRAGLIEMAPNRYTRVTTPKPDEVVEAMQTLGVLFGGVVRLAVPRLTAAARRRIVAQLDRTIAELESHDVASVNRDALDVFGLYVDACGNPDLQRVCRDTMDGLAFRLRLPNLDELIDWDRMTEDFRRLRAATESGDNIAAELATEAIHLLPGEKS